One stretch of Medicago truncatula cultivar Jemalong A17 unplaced genomic scaffold, MtrunA17r5.0-ANR MtrunA17Chr0c05, whole genome shotgun sequence DNA includes these proteins:
- the LOC25479704 gene encoding clavaminate synthase-like protein At3g21360, whose product MEFSCKEFKVGKCEGEKIVDGETLPLVLQPREANKSDLESLLLGLNKNKEWFEEMIIKNSAVLLRGFDVNKAEDFNDIVETFGWEDIRYVGPAPRTHIYKMIWTANEGPLSEFIYYHHEMVLIKEYPKKVILFCEIPPPEGGETPFVPSFRVTERMIEEFPEEVKEMEEKGLKYSFSAPSNSDRTSMRGRGWEDAFGTSDPKEAELRAKGLGMDVEWLPNGGLKTILGPRNLTKVFEGRKGRRMWFNTIVGMHGKEISSATMADGTEIPEHVVKRCGEIIEEESIQFKWEKGDVLFLDNYALLHGRRPSLPPRRVLVATTK is encoded by the exons ATGGAATTTAGTTGCAAGGAGTTCAAGGTGGGAAAGTGTGAAGGAGAGAAAATAGTGGATGGAGAAACACTTCCATTGGTACTACAACCTCGTGAGGCAAACAAGAGTGATTTGGAGTCTTTGCTCTTAGGTCTTAATAAGAATAAAGAATGGTTTGAGGAAATGATAATAAAGAACAGTGCTGTTCTTCTCAGAGGTTTTGATGTTAACAAGGCTGAGGACTTTAATGATATTGTTGAAACATTTGGATGGGAAGATATTAGGTATGTTGGACCAGCACCTCGTACACATATTTACAAAATGATATGGACTGCTAATGAAGGTCCTCTCTCAGAGTTCATTTACTATCACCATGAAATGGTTTTG ATTAAGGAATATCCAAAGAAAGTGATTCTGTTCTGTGAGATACCTCCCCCTGAAGGAGGAGAGACCCCTTTTGTTCCAAGCTTCAGAGTGACAGAAAGGATGATTGAGGAGTTCCCAGAAGAGGTGAAAGAGATGGAAGAGAAAGGGTTGAAGTATTCATTTTCAGCTCCTAGTAATAGTGATAGAACCTCCATGAGAGGTAGAGGGTGGGAGGATGCTTTTGGAACCTCAGATCCCAAGGAAGCTGAGTTAAG GGCAAAAGGTCTGGGAATGGATGTAGAGTGGCTTCCAAATGGTGGGCTAAAGACAATACTTGGACCAAGAAATTTAACAAAAGTATTTGAAggaagaaaagggagaagaatgTGGTTTAACACAATTGTAGGCATGCATGGAAAGGAGATTAGCTCAGCAACAATGGCAGATGGAACAGAGATTCCAGAACATGTAGTGAAAAGGTGTGGAGAGATCATTGAAGAAGAGAGCATACAATTCAAGTGGGAGAAAGGAGATGTTCTTTTCTTAGATAATTATGCTTTGCTTCATGGTAGAAGGCCTTCCCTTCCTCCCAGAAGAGTCCTGGTTGCTACAACCAAGTAA